A stretch of DNA from Leopardus geoffroyi isolate Oge1 chromosome B3, O.geoffroyi_Oge1_pat1.0, whole genome shotgun sequence:
TGTCCTCAAACGTTCTTGACAACAAAAGTTGACATTCCTACCGAATATAAGTAGCAATGGATATGCAGAGAGCCGGGAAAGGTAACggattttttgaagaaactttaCACAAGTGTTCTGTGCTCACCTGGAAGACAGGTACTACTTGGGATATCCCATGTGGTTCCACCGGATCCTTCAATAAAATGCAGAGGTAGTAAATCACCTTCTGCTGCAAGAAAATGAACCAAATAGCAGAAATCTAAGTgaaactcattttgttttcttcaagggAAGGctaaaaacttttttataaatGGTTATCTCTACGTAGTAGAACACTTGATCACTTTTGAAGTGAGAGAGTATATTCTCATTCTTTagatgaaaatgacaaaacagcagcagcaacaacaaccaGAGATGATTTTGAAATCaggctaaaaaataaacttgaaatgctGACTCCCTATCTATGAAAACTTATTATATccctaaaaataaaggaatgtacCTTTTCAGTATAAATTTCACTTTCAAGGTTTATAGACATGCTAGCCATAAAGGAAACACTACAATACTGGAACAGAGTCTTCAAGTTTAATTCTGTGACATCAAACACTTTAGGTATTAAGACTCATTTAGATCCAGGCAAAGGCCATGGGAGAAACCTGTAATACTACTCAACTACTTACCATGTAAATACCTTCATTGATGATAACATCCTTCACCTTGCCCATCTCAATGAAGGTAGTGCTTTCTTTGCCTGAAGCATAAGATGAGGTCATCTGGATACCAAGGGAATCTATGATTAACAGGGTCTCCTGATCAATCTTGACAAAATGCAGGTAACCAAGCAGGCCTAAGAGGGTGATGAAGATGGCAGCAGAGAGGATTATGCTGTTCTGAagagagagccagacacaggCGATAAGATTACCAAGTGATCCTCCTGCACAGATCTCTGCTGTTTAACAGGTCCCCTCTAGGCAATGCCAAAAAAAGTCTGTGTTCTGCTGTGAGTTGAACAGATGAGAAGAACATGCATGGAGGAAGAGGAAATCACTTTTATTTCAGCTCTGTAGTGCTGTGTGCTGGGAAAGCAGATGATGAAATATATCCAGGCAGTAAATGGATAGGTGTTGGAGGAGAATCTCCATCAAAACagtatctggggcgcctgggtggcgcagttggttaagcgtccgacttcagccaggtcacgatctcgcggtccgtgagttcgagccccgcgtcgggctctgggctgatggctcagagcctggagcctgtttccgattctgtgtctccctctctctctgcccctcccccattcatactctgtctctctctgtcccaaaaataaataaatgttgaaaaaaaaaaaattaaaaaaaaaaaaacagtatctacCATCGCACCACTCTCAGAGATttttcttccaaaactgaaacttAAGGATTTACACCATTGTCTCTCATGTTCCATCAGCAGAATATACAGTGCAAAACCAGACAGTTCATAGTAAGATGCTTAGCACAGGGTAGCAGATAGTACTCAacagcccccctcctccttcctaaTAGAACTTGGGGGTGAATCATGATTGGTTCCTCTTTGTTCTGCCAATGACTACGTTAGAAATGAGCACATGACACAACTCTGGCTAGTCTGCTGGAGAGGCTTCTGGAAAATGAAGTCCATCTTAAAAAGAGAcctaaaaggggcgcctgggtggcgcagtcggttaagcgtccgacttcagccaggtcacgatctcgcggtccgtgagttcgagccccgcgtcgggctctgggctgatggctcagagcctggagcctgtttccgattctgtgtctccctctctctctgcccctcccccgttcatgctctgtctctctctattccaaaaataaataaacgttggaaaaaaaaattaaaaaaaaaaaaaaagagacctaaGGAAGAGAGGGTCCCTTCCTCTTAAAAGTTTTGATGCCTGGAACTACTATGGGGCTACTACTACTCTGCCAGACTGTAGACAAATGTAGAAAGC
This window harbors:
- the PIGH gene encoding phosphatidylinositol N-acetylglucosaminyltransferase subunit H isoform X1; translation: MEDEQSFSDICGGRLALQRRYYSPSCREFCISCPRLSLRSLTAVTCTVWLAAYGLFTLCENSIILSAAIFITLLGLLGYLHFVKIDQETLLIIDSLGIQMTSSYASGKESTTFIEMGKVKDVIINEGIYMQKVIYYLCILLKDPVEPHGISQVVPVFQSAKPRLDCLIEVYRSCQEVLAHQKATSASP
- the PIGH gene encoding phosphatidylinositol N-acetylglucosaminyltransferase subunit H isoform X3 — its product is MEDEQSFSDICGGRLALQRRYYSPSCREFCISCPRLSLRSLTAVTCTVWLAAYGLFTLCENSIILSAAIFITLLGLLGYLHFVKIDQETLLIIDSLGIQMTSSYASGKESTTFIEMGKVKDVIINEGIYMQKVIYYLCILLKDPVEPHGISQVVPVFQPVGCHLA
- the PIGH gene encoding phosphatidylinositol N-acetylglucosaminyltransferase subunit H isoform X2, giving the protein MEDEQSFSDICGGRLALQRRYYSPSCREFCISCPRLSLRSLTAVTCTVWLAAYGLFTLCENSIILSAAIFITLLGLLGYLHFVKIDQETLLIIDSLGIQMTSSYASGKESTTFIEMGKVKDVIINEGIYMKVIYYLCILLKDPVEPHGISQVVPVFQSAKPRLDCLIEVYRSCQEVLAHQKATSASP